The Triticum aestivum cultivar Chinese Spring chromosome 6D, IWGSC CS RefSeq v2.1, whole genome shotgun sequence genomic sequence ATAATTATAATCGTCTTAAGATGAGTTAGAGGTCAAATACATTCAAAAGATTAACCAAACCGTGTTTTGTACTCATGTTGAGATAATCATGCTGCAATTCAATAGTTTCCATATCGTGCATAAAGGCCATGTAAACCAACACGCATAACAcaagaaatgtgtatgtttggggCCTATAGAACAATTAATGATCTATTAAATATAAAATGATATGGTGCAATGGCTGATTTCATGGGTGGGTTGTTATTACTTGTTAGTGCTAATGGAAGGTGCGGGGGTTGTTTTCAACCAATTCCCCATACTTATCACCACTACACGCGCACATTATTTTTGGTTGTTTCATGTTTCAACTACAACGTTGGCAACATGCAAATGATTCATAGCTCCACTATATTCTATAAAAGCTAGCAAAAGCACAACATGGATTAGGCCTGCCCCAAGATGTTGGGCCCCACATACATGCTAATGTTTCCTGACCTCATACTTACATGCACATATGGTAGGCTGTTGCCATTTCCAACTCCAGTTCCCTTCCAACAACCAATTTAACTCCATTTGTCCAAAAAATATGGTTTTCCCAATAACTTGTTCTGTGATTTTGCGAAAGTTTGGTGTTAACAGTCGATAGTCGGCCTTCATGATGATACCGATCAATCAAGTTGAGATTCTATGATTATATGGTATTAAATTCAGACTTCGATAAAATTAACTAAAACGTGTGAACGGTACTAGTATTGTCACTAATGCCCCATCATGTCCAGTGTGCAATCCCTCTATCTATCCATGAGGGGAAGGGAAAGGGGGCGGCGCATAAAATTAGCGAGCATAAAGGTTTGAACTGGATTCAAAATTGCGATTGACTATGTATCACAAAGAAAGTTTAACCGTTTTATGAAAAATAGTGTTTGGCTGCCTATTTATTTGTTAATCAGTTTCATGTAGAACATATATAAGATGCAAGGCGAGAGAACAACTACTAAAGAGTTTGGTACATCAACCCAGACTTTATTTATAAATAAGAGTGATGGTTCCTAATTACTAACCCAAAGGACATCCGGATCGTCAACCACGATCAAAGACAGTAAGGAACAAAAAACAACTTCACTTCACTTAGGTAGGCCAAGATCCAATGTCGCTTTCAAGAAGGGAAAAAAGATAATTTGTGTCACAAAAATGAAAGTAAATAGGGCAATGGCAGTAGTGAAATAGGCCCTTAAATATCTGGACATTCCCTACCCTCAGTTCTTTAAATAGACCACCCCACTGGTCCGTCCGTCCAACCCCCCACTCACACAGACACAGACACGGGCACAACGAGCACTTGCGAATTGTAATCTTTCCATTGCGCGTGCTTCCCTCCTAGCTCACCACCAATCTGCCCGCAGCTCAGCTCACCGCCGGCCATGGGGAACTGCCTGGTGATCCAGGACAGAAGGGAGATCAAGGTGATGAGCGTCGTCGACGGCGAAATCCTCAAGGCGCTCCCGGTGCCATCCCCCTCCAAGGGCGCCCTCGCACCCGTCTCCGACTCCTCCGACGCCGAAGACGCGCTCCGGCCGCAGAAGCAAGGCCTCGACGGCCGGGCGGGCGGCATGGGGCAGCTGCACCTCCTGTTCCCCTCCGATGCTAACGCGCCTTCTGCCGCGGCGGCTGACCCGGAGGGCGCCGTCGTGAGGGTGAAGCTGGTCATCAGCAAGCAGGAGCTCAGGAGGATGCTGGGCAAGGACGACGAGGCCGTCTCCCTGGACGACATGGTGGCTCTCCTGCGAGGAGGGCCGGAGCATCAGAAGCAGGAGGACGTCGGTTGCTACCGAGGGTGGCGGCCTGCCTTGCATAGCATACCTGAAGGCAGCGGTGATCTATATTCCATGTTAGCATAGAAATTAGCTGGAAGAAAATACATATATGGATACTAAGCATAAGAaaatatgcatgtgtatatgtatGTATTTATATTCACATACGTAGAAAATAGAGATCATAGTTGGGTAGATCTGCTAGTAGTTTTGAGATAGGGGTTATCTTCAGGTTGTCTTGTTTGGTGGGTGCATACCATGTAAGACAAGTTAAAGATAGTCCTGGAAATCAAACGGGACAATATAAACCTAATTATTGATGGCATATACTCGTTGTTACTAAGCTtacttttttttcattatttcaCAAGCTCTCAACTACACCATAGTAACACACCAGATATTAATTGGATCAAATGACTCCGCTGCTCAAGATACTATACGATTTTGGCTCTGGCTTGGCTTCAAAGATGAAAAATGACTCTGCAAGACATCTCTGCCTGCCATAATTAAGCAAGCAGAAGATTCGGTCAATGAATTCTGGACCTACTTGAAGGAAATCGCGAATTCTTGATCACCGAATTCTTTCCTAAGATTTATCAAGTAATATGCATTGCCAGACTTAAGTGCATAAAGGCTCTTGTGTGATCTCCTTGGAGGACAGCCTCCGCCGAAGCAACGCTCCCACAACATCAGTTTTTTTACAGGGAAGTAACCTTGCTAGGGTCCCCTCACCTGTGCCGCCGATCGACCATAGCCAGTCATCAGGCAGAGTAGTGGCAGTCGCCAAGTAGCCCTGCTGTCAAATTTGAGAGGGAAAAAAGTTCTTCAGTATTTATATTCTCATGTCAACAAAATCATTTTCCCTCGGTGAACTACTATTAGCACTGCCATGCTGCCACTAATTTTTGTTGGATTTAGTGAAGTAATTTGTTTCTGTTGGCCACCTCTTTTGTTGTCTTCACCGGTTTGGGTGGATTCAACACGAGCTCGATGAAATGCACTCATACACACAGgccaacaagaacagaggataaaaCAGGGCAATGTGACTCAGTTGTGATCCAGGCAACAGATGCTGTCCTTTTTTTTCACTCAAAACTGAACCAGCAACACACGCCGGCTCCTCTCTTTTCATCTTCAGTACACACACTGCATGAACTGATGGCTGCAACAGGCGCAGCCCACCATCAACCCACCCCACTGTGCAGAACACATTTGCACACTCAACTGTTTATACTACAACAAGCTAGGATTACTCTTATCAGTTTTGGCTCTGTAAACGTGCTGGTCGTCGACATTCAGAAATAGTGAAATAAAAGCACTTCAGAGAGTCAATACAACGCCACACCCGTGGAAAAAAGAGTCGAAAAGCTAACTCATCAGGATGTAAGCAAAAATTTAATTAAACATGAAACAAGTAGGCATGCCATGAAACAAGTAGGGTGAAAATGGAGCACAAcctattctcaaaaaaaaaaaagtagCAGAACCGGTCAGAAATGACAGAACGAGTAGCCATGGGATATGTCCAGCCGATCGACATAGATGTACCCGAACCCAAGACCCTTGTGATGCACCTCTCAAGTTCGAGCAAGCAGAACATCATCCAACTAGTTCATTTAAGACTTTCTTGTTGAAAACTTTTTTTAACACATAAATCAGAGATTCTGAAATTTGATTCTTTATTCTTCCACGGGAGCAGGCAAATCATTCCCCTAGGTAAATGCTCTAATGCCATAAACTTAGCTTCttattatctactccctccgtccggaaatacttttcGGAGAAGAGCAATGCTTCGGTAGACCCCCTCACAAAGCGTATAAAAGGGCAATATAGACATTTCACAAAGTATACGGTAGTCTGTCGCACACGTATTAATAAAAAAAATTTGAGACACGTATCCGTAATAAAAGCACTTGCACCGGGTATCGAACTCACAACCTGGCCATGAATGGAAACGGTGCTAACCAGAGGGCCTAGTAACTAAGTACGGTTTAAAGGCAGCGCTAATGTTTAAAGTACTATTTAGAGCTGCAGATCCGACTTGTTTTTTCTTTTTCAATACTTTTGCAAAACAATGCCAACAAAATTTCTTGAAAATGCCAACAATGTTTCAAAATCATAAAAAATAGATATTCTTTTCTTAAATATGAACAGTTTTCTAAAAAGTGAATTTAAAATACGCACTTAACATTTTCCTAGTATATGGTGTTTTTTTTCAAATACAAACTAAACTTTCTTTAAAAAATATGCTGAATATTTTTGAAATGCGCGTTGAATAAAATTAGTAGACACGATGAACACTTTTTATACACAGTGAAATTTCTCCTAATATACGGTGAATACTTTTCTTCAATACGATGAGctcagggaaccttctagaaggttcccattACCGGTATCTCGTTCAAAGTGGGCCGACGCATATTGTGTCGGTCGCTTCGCTTCAGCAAAGCCATGACGGTTTGACACCCTCGGGCAGCAAATAGGGTTCGCCTTCGGGAAGTAGAGTCAAATAGAAGGTGCCACACACAATATGCTGCCTCGACTAGCCGCGTTCATTATCGCACGTGAAAACAGGGAAAATACATTAAAAAGGAAATGGCAATGTGCGGATCAAACCCTGTAACTCTCACTGCCGACCGCTCGCCGCTAGGTACACAAACTGATAAACTCAAATGTCTAACTACAAAAACGCAAACTACTAGAACTATCCTTTACCAACCAGCTTACTGTAGCAAAACAGACTTTTTCCactatttctttctcttttttgctgatagtttttgtttcttttccattttattttttccaaaatttcaaaaaagtttgccttttcaaattttgttcataaattatAACATTCGCATTCTAAAAAATTGTACAAACATTGAACAGACACAATTGTAAAAAAAAAGTACAAACATTGAAATACAAATATTCATAAAATACAAGGCTTCATCTCATAGCATGTTGTTTTTCAACATCCTTGAAATGACCCTATTTTTTCCAGTGGCTTGTATGACCAAGttatggcaccatgccaagttgcttTGCTTTTCGACAAATTTtgtattttctggagttttctcggtaAAAAATGGTCGATAAATGGCgggacgtgtcgcaacttgcatatggtGTAGGAAATCATTCAAACCTAGCGTAAATGACTACCATGGGCACGCCTACCTGCTTACGAAAGTTTGGGTCAGTCTTGAGATTTCCAAAAATACCATGTTCGACGGAGA encodes the following:
- the LOC123140872 gene encoding uncharacterized protein, which gives rise to MGNCLVIQDRREIKVMSVVDGEILKALPVPSPSKGALAPVSDSSDAEDALRPQKQGLDGRAGGMGQLHLLFPSDANAPSAAAADPEGAVVRVKLVISKQELRRMLGKDDEAVSLDDMVALLRGGPEHQKQEDVGCYRGWRPALHSIPEGSGDLYSMLA